A single region of the Lates calcarifer isolate ASB-BC8 linkage group LG3, TLL_Latcal_v3, whole genome shotgun sequence genome encodes:
- the marcksl1b gene encoding MARCKS-related protein 1-B, with translation MGSQASKGEVAAEANAAAADAAAVKTNGQENGHVKTNGDVSTKPDGDAAATNGSAEAAKEPEAGAGGDAIEPAPAADGEAAKPEGEAAAKETPKKKKKKFSLKKSFNFKLNLKKSKKSEAVKEEAAAAAAATPAEEKPAENGAAAPAEEKKEEVKEEAAAAAAEAPKVEEAPAKEEAPKEEAKEAAAPAPEATKPTEESSSTPAPSEKKE, from the exons ATGGGATCCCAGGCATCCAAGGGAGAGGTGGCCGCTGAGGCAAACGCTGCCGCCGCTGATGCTGCAGCGGTTAAGACCAACGGACAG GAGAATGGACATGTGAAAACCAATGGTGATGTCTCTACAAAGCCTGATGGGGATGCTGCAGCCACCAATGGCTCAGCTGAGGCAGCCAAGGAGCCTGAAGCTGGTGCAGGAGGCGATGCCATTGAGCCTGCGCCCGCTGCAGATGGAGAGGCTGCCAAACCCGAAGGCGAGGCTGCAGCCAAGGAGACccccaagaagaagaagaagaagttctCCCTGAAGAAGTCCTTCAACTTCAAACTGAATCTGAAGAAGAGCAAGAAGAGTGAGGCCGTTaaggaggaagcagcagcagcagccgccgcCACCCCCGCTGAGGAGAAGCCCGCTGAGAATGGAGCCGCCGCTcctgcagaggagaagaaggaggaggtgaaggaggaggctgctgctgctgcagccgaGGCCCCAAAGGTGGAGGAGGCCCCAGCTAAAGAGGAGGCCCCCAAAGAGGAGGCCAAGGAGGCGGCTGCTCCGGCCCCTGAGGCCACAAAACCaacagaggagagcagctcGACCCCCGCTCCCTCTGAAAAGAAAGAGTGA